ATACCAAGGGTTTGGAGTTCGCTGACTAAGGCTTCAAATGATTCGGTAGTACCTAGTTCGGGATTGAGTTGAGCAGCATCTACTACATCGTAACCATGCGTACTTCCGGAGCGTGCTTTGAATATGGGGGAGGCGTATAAATCGGAAATGCCTAAATCTGCGAGGTAGGATGCGATCGCTTTTGCGTTGTCAAAGTTAAATTGTGAAGTAAATTGTATTCGATAAGTTGCTTTGGGAATTCGCATAGGATTGTTGTTGTGGCTGGGAAATGAGGAGGATTTTTTTAACGAACCGCGAAGGACACAAAGGACACGAAGTAATGTGAGTTTTAGAGAGTTTTTGCGTCAGTCATCAGAGTAATTAAGGCTCTAATTCGTACAACACGAGACTTGTGGGTTGGAGTTGCAGTTCTTGTCCTACAGACAGATCTTCAGGTGCTTGTGAACCGGGGCCAGCCCAGGAAGTATCGGCTGAGTCTAATCTTTTGTAAGCTTGACGCTGAATTGGCAAAGTTGCGGTTACTGGAGATTGATTGAAATTTAATGCAAATATCACTTGACTCGATTCACTCCAACGGCGCACTATGACTAATTGTTTATCTTCGTCGCTAGTTGCTTCAATGCAGTTGCGGTCTTGTTTTAACAGTGCGGGATGTGCTTTGCGCCAATCAATTAACTCGCGATACCAATTTAGTAAAACTTTGTGCTGTCCTTGGTTGCGTAATTGCCAGTTAAGTTTACAACGCAAAAATGTTTCTGCTGATTCTGGATCTGGTGGATCTTCGTCATAGTGAAAGGCTTCAAATTCTTGTTTGCGTCCGGCGCGTACTGCTTGAATTAAATCGGGGTCGGAGTGGCTGACAAAGTACATGAAGGGTGCAGTTTCGCCGTATTCTTCACCCATGAATAATAGGGGTAAGTAGGGTGATAGCAACACAGCACCTGCGGCTAATTTCAATCCTTCAAAGGATATCCGATTCCACAGGCGATCGCCTTTCATTTGATTGCCAATTTGGTCGTGATTTTGGATGCAAACGGAAAATTGTGCAGGCGGGCGATCGCGGCAAGATATACCATGAAATCGTTTGCGATGCGGTGCATACTGCCAATCGTAGACAAAGGTATCTTGATAAGCTTTGGCTAGTTGGGCGCATTGTCCAAAGTCTTGATAATATCCTTGGCGATCGCCTGTTAACAAGGCGTGCAATGCATGGTGAAAGTCATCACTCCATTGAGCATCTAGTCCGTAGCCACCTAATTCTGGTGGACGAATGATTTGGGGGTTATTTAGGTCGCTTTCAGCAATTAAGTAGCGTTTGCGTCCTCCGTTCTGGGATAAACTATGTACTGCTTCAGCTAATTCCCACAGGAAATGTTTTGCGCCTAAATCGTATATTGCCTGAATCGCATCAAGGCGCAATGCATCAATATGGAAATCTTCTAACCAATACAGGGCATTCTGAATAAAATAGTGACGCACGCCTTGACTGTGGGCGTCATCAAAATTCATGGCGTTGCCCCAAGGGGTTTTATAGGTTTTAGTAAAGTAAGGTGCAAATTGGCCCATGTAGTTACCTTCCGGGCCAAAGTGGTTATAAACCACATCCAGCACTACAGCAATTCCGTGTTGGTGACAAGCATTTACTAGTTGCTTCAAATCGGCCGGAGTACCGTAGGAATTTTGGATTGCAAACGGGTAAACGCCGTCATAGCCCCAGTTGCGGTATGCCAAACTAGGTTCAATATGGGTGTCGCCGGGGAACTGGGCAATCGGCATAAGTTCAATCGCATTAATCCCCAGTTCTTTTAAATCTGCTAGGCGGGGAATGATGGCGGTGAAGGTGCCTTCGGGTGTAAATGTGCCAACGTGGAGTTCGTAGAAAATCATCGATTCTAAGGGAACGCCAGTCCAGTTGTTATCTGTCCACTCAAATTGCGGATCGATAACTTGCGACGGCCCGTGAACTCCTTCGGGTTGATACTGCGATGCTGGGTCGGCAAAAGCGTTTTCTTTATCCAAAACATAGCGATAAAGCGTGCCGGGATAGACATCATTCACTTTCGCCTGCCAATATCCCTCTGCTTGGGGTTTCAGGGGAATTACTTGCTCTTGTGGCGTCAAAATTTGCACTGCCACGCTGTTTAATGTGGGCGACCAAACTGTAAATTCACACTCTCCGTTACCCAAGTAGTTAGCACCAGTTCTCACGCAGTATCCTCCCGTTAGATAATGTGTGCCCAATAGTGGCTTGACTTGTCGTTAAACATCGCGCCAGATAGCATAATGTAGCGTTTAGCCAATAATTTTCTAGCACCCTCAGGCGGATTTTTTTTACCAAAAAAGCTTGTCTATTAACCTCAGGGAAGATTAGTGGAAAAAACTCTGTCAATATTGTCAGTATCCTATTGAGTTTGGTGTATTGTTCGTTGTGAAAAAATTTATTGTTCAAATAGCAGGCTGCAATTTGTTACTAAGTTTGTTGATGGTACAGCACAGCAGTGGTAATACTTCCAGTACCATACAAGCGATTATGAACGCTAACACCAAACTGGAAAAGTTGGTCGGTGGTTTAAAATTTACAGAAGGGCCAGTTTGGCATCCTAGAGGCTTTTTGCTCTTCAGTGATATCCCCGCAGATACTATTTATAAATTGACAACTAATGGTAAAGTTTCTGTATTTCGTCGTCCTGCTGGTCATCCCAACGGTAATACTTTTGATACACAAGGACGGTTAATTACTGCTGAACATAATCGCCGCCTTGTCCGCACAGAAAAAAATGGTGAAATAAAAGTTTTGGCACAACGCTATCAGGGCAAACTTCTCAACAGCCCAAATGATGTTGTAGTTAAATCAGATGGTAGCATTTACTTTACTGACCCACCTTATGGCATTAGTAAGGAAAAGGAAGAACTGGGCTTTTATGGCATCTATCGTTGGCAACCGAATGGAACTCTAAATTTGCTCGATCGACAAATGCTACGTCCCAATGGCATCGCGTTTTCACCTGATGATAAAAAGCTCTATGTTAGTGACTCTGAACAAGGATATATTCGCATTTTTGATGTTAAATTAGATGGCACTTTAACTAATAGCAGGGTTTTTGCTGATTTGAAAGAACCCAAAGATAAAGGCGTACCTGATGGTTTGAAGATAGATATTCAAGGAAATATCTACTGTAGCGGCCCTGAAGGAGTCTGGATTTTTTCTCCCACAGGTCAATTACTAGGCAAAATTATAGTGCCAGAGACTGTCACCAATTTGGCTTGGGGCGATAATGACTATAAAACTCTTTATATAACCGCAGGTCAGAGTGTTTATCGCATCCGCTTAAAAGTTAGGGGTCAGCAACCGGGAAGAATATTAGATAATAGGGTTTCGCTAAACCCCAAAAAATAAAATTGGTATGGCGAAGATTATTCCTAACTTAACTTTATTAACCTATTGATTTGTTCAATTATAGGACTCATATTCGATTTCTAAAATATAGGTAGTAGTGGGCATTGCCCACCATATCCTGGTTTTGGTGGGTAATGCCCACCCTACTATTGATTTGTTCAATTATCAATGTTATGTAGCGATAATTGTTATGACTGCGTAAACTATTCAAATGAGAAGCGATAAGGCATTTGAAGAAAGCAAGATACCTTCTTGCTTGCCTAAAATATCATAATAAGTGCGCGATTTACTGAAACGAGAAAGTATTCAGGCATTTGAAGAAAGCAAGATACCTTTTTGCTTGCCTAAAAGACCATAATAAGTGCGTGATTTACTAAAATGAGAAAGTCATCTGCCTTTTTGCTTGCCTAAAATACCATAATGAGTGCGTGATTTACTGAAAGGAGAAAGTATTCAGGCATTTGAAGAAAGTGATATGCCTTTTTGCTTGCCTAAAAGACCATAATGAGTTCACGATTTAGTGAAAGGAGAAAGTATTCAGGCATTTGAAGAAAGTGATATGCCTTTTTAATAACTGTAAATAACTCAATACCTTTCGGTAAAAGAAAAAAAGCAATAGAACGATCGCGTACATTGCGATCGCAGCATCGTCAAGCTCAACACGATCGCTCCATTCGTTAATTACTTTCGACTTCCTACTCCTTGGCAAATCTGGCGATCGCCTGCGCTCAGATCGGTATTATACTGCAAATAATCGTGTAACCACTGACAACCTCGTGCCAAAAGCTGCTCTAAATCTGCATTATCAAAGGGCATGAGTTTGACAATCCCACTTTCGCCTGCGATCGCAATTTGATGCCCCTGAGGATTAAAAGCTACATTCCAAACTTCACCTTGATAATCTCTAATCTTAGCGATTTGCTGTCCTGTGATAGTCCACAAGCGCACAGTACCATCCTCTCCCGCAGTACCAATTTGCTGACCATCGTCGGGGCTGAACCTGGCATCAAAAACTTGTCCTTCATGTCCTCTCAGCAAAGCCAGCTGTTGTCCTGCAAGATTCCATACCCGGCTAGTACCATCTTTCCCTGCCGTAACAATTAACTTACCA
The genomic region above belongs to Calothrix sp. NIES-2098 and contains:
- a CDS encoding malto-oligosyltrehalose trehalohydrolase — protein: MRTGANYLGNGECEFTVWSPTLNSVAVQILTPQEQVIPLKPQAEGYWQAKVNDVYPGTLYRYVLDKENAFADPASQYQPEGVHGPSQVIDPQFEWTDNNWTGVPLESMIFYELHVGTFTPEGTFTAIIPRLADLKELGINAIELMPIAQFPGDTHIEPSLAYRNWGYDGVYPFAIQNSYGTPADLKQLVNACHQHGIAVVLDVVYNHFGPEGNYMGQFAPYFTKTYKTPWGNAMNFDDAHSQGVRHYFIQNALYWLEDFHIDALRLDAIQAIYDLGAKHFLWELAEAVHSLSQNGGRKRYLIAESDLNNPQIIRPPELGGYGLDAQWSDDFHHALHALLTGDRQGYYQDFGQCAQLAKAYQDTFVYDWQYAPHRKRFHGISCRDRPPAQFSVCIQNHDQIGNQMKGDRLWNRISFEGLKLAAGAVLLSPYLPLLFMGEEYGETAPFMYFVSHSDPDLIQAVRAGRKQEFEAFHYDEDPPDPESAETFLRCKLNWQLRNQGQHKVLLNWYRELIDWRKAHPALLKQDRNCIEATSDEDKQLVIVRRWSESSQVIFALNFNQSPVTATLPIQRQAYKRLDSADTSWAGPGSQAPEDLSVGQELQLQPTSLVLYELEP
- a CDS encoding SMP-30/gluconolaconase/LRE domain-containing protein yields the protein MVQHSSGNTSSTIQAIMNANTKLEKLVGGLKFTEGPVWHPRGFLLFSDIPADTIYKLTTNGKVSVFRRPAGHPNGNTFDTQGRLITAEHNRRLVRTEKNGEIKVLAQRYQGKLLNSPNDVVVKSDGSIYFTDPPYGISKEKEELGFYGIYRWQPNGTLNLLDRQMLRPNGIAFSPDDKKLYVSDSEQGYIRIFDVKLDGTLTNSRVFADLKEPKDKGVPDGLKIDIQGNIYCSGPEGVWIFSPTGQLLGKIIVPETVTNLAWGDNDYKTLYITAGQSVYRIRLKVRGQQPGRILDNRVSLNPKK